A window of Sebastes umbrosus isolate fSebUmb1 chromosome 3, fSebUmb1.pri, whole genome shotgun sequence contains these coding sequences:
- the LOC119484575 gene encoding prostaglandin D2 receptor 2, with product MSNITSNDSGVPLICPLLQMMREDRVNNNTKANMVVVCFHGLVSCLGILENALILWVVGFRLKRRTVASVWVLNLAMSDFLTTLTLPLFTLYLNSSHSWELGDRLCKAQASIFFLNMFVSAFLLAAISVDRCLLAAKPVWSQNHRSVAGAWKVCALGWLWAAINTLPYFLFRSVTKKMDEKKLCYHNFALYSSSHATLDRDCDVRQSATAISKLLLAFLFPLVVIAGSYIQIVLSLRKRSMRRQQSVCRFTNALIVKKDGPSGIPNTPTTTKNSGPSSSPSRTRLFSTYPSQTNLSQLSQSFTRMVTFVIAAFVLCWAPYHIFCMIEATAWRKTLELVEVGLPFATTFAFLNPVLNPILYAFSIPDFCVRIRQSLGAVFDGLVEERGGLLTAPRKTLRAHIQRRSSRDVGLATPGSPTGSSPVNQPPLPLPSPSEDLKDTHMEHTRQESEDEAEHS from the coding sequence ATGTCAAACATCACCTCCAATGACTCGGGGGTACCGCTGATCTGTCCCCTGCTACAGATGATGAGGGAGGACAGAGTGAACAACAACACCAAGGCCAACATGGTAGTGGTTTGCTTCCACGGCCTGGTCTCTTGCCTGGGGATTTTGGAGAACGCCCTCATCCTCTGGGTGGTGGGCTTCCGCCTGAAGCGCCGCACAGTGGCCTCTGTCTGGGTGCTCAACCTGGCCATGTCTGACTTCCTGACAACTCTGACGCTGCCCCTTTTCACCTTGTACTTGAACTCCTCGCATAGCTGGGAGCTCGGCGACAGGCTTTGCAAAGCGCAGGCGTCCATCTTCTTCTTGAACATGTTTGTGTCAGCCTTCCTGCTGGCTGCCATTTCGGTGGACCGCTGCCTTCTGGCGGCCAAGCCGGTGTGGAGCCAGAATCATCGCTCAGTGGCAGGAGCGTGGAAGGTGTGTGCGTTGGGTTGGCTGTGGGCGGCAATTAATACATTGCCTTACTTCCTGTTCCGCTCAGTGACTAAGAAAATGGATGAGAAGAAACTGTGCTATCATAATTTTGCCTTGTATTCCTCATCTCATGCCACTCTGGACAGAGATTGCGATGTGAGGCAGTCGGCAACTGCCATCTCCAAGTTGCTACTGGCATTCCTGTTCCCCCTGGTGGTGATTGCAGGAAGCTACATCCAAATTGTTCTCAgcctgaggaagaggagcatgAGGAGGCAGCAGAGTGTTTGCAGGTTCACTAATGCACTGATTGTGAAGAAAGATGGGCCATCAGGAATTCCAAATACCCCTACAACCACAAAAAACTCCGGTCCATCTTCATCCCCTTCACGCACTAGATTGTTCTCCACTTACCCTAGTCAAACCAATCTCAGTCAACTGTCCCAGAGCTTCACAAGGATGGTGACATTTGTGATTGCAGCATTTGTACTGTGCTGGGCTCCCTATCACATCTTCTGCATGATCGAAGCGACAGCCTGGCGAAAAACTCTCGAACTGGTGGAGGTGGGGCTGCCCTTCGCCACAACCTTTGCATTCTTGAACCCCGTGTTGAACCCCATTCTGTACGCCTTCAGCATTCCCGACTTCTGTGTGAGAATACGACAGAGTCTGGGAGCAGTGTTTGATGGACTGGTAGAGGAAAGAGGGGGGTTACTGACGGCGCCAAGGAAAACTTTAAGAGCCCATATTCAGCGGAGGAGCAGTCGAGATGTGGGCCTTGCGACGCCAGGGTCACCAACGGGTTCATCACCTGTAAACCAACCGCCCCTTCCACTGCCTTCGCCCTCTGAAGACCTCAAAGACACTCACATGGAGCATACAAGACAAGAATCAGAAGATGAGGCGGAGCATAGCTGA